Proteins from a single region of Thermotoga maritima MSB8:
- the holA gene encoding DNA polymerase III subunit delta, whose protein sequence is MPVTFLTGTAETQKEELIKKLLKDGNVEYIRIHPEDPDKIDFIRSLLRTKTIFSNKTIIDIVNFDEWKAQEQKRLVELLKNVPEDVHIFIRSQKTGGKGVALELPKPWETDKWLEWIEKRFRENGLLIDKDALQLFFSKVGTNDLIIEREIEKLKAYSEDRKITVEDVEEVVFTYQTPGYDDFCFAVSEGKRKLAHSLLSQLWKTTESVVIATVLANHFLDLFKILVLVTKKRYYTWPDVSRVSKELGIPVPRVARFLGFSFKTWKFKVMNHLLYYDVKKVRKILRDLYDLDRAVKSEEDPKPFFHEFIEEVALDVYSLQRDEE, encoded by the coding sequence ATGCCAGTCACGTTTCTCACAGGTACTGCAGAAACTCAGAAGGAAGAATTGATAAAGAAACTCCTGAAGGATGGTAACGTGGAGTACATAAGGATCCATCCGGAGGATCCCGACAAGATCGATTTCATAAGGTCTTTACTCAGGACAAAGACGATCTTTTCCAACAAGACGATCATTGACATCGTCAATTTCGATGAGTGGAAAGCACAGGAGCAGAAGCGTCTCGTTGAACTTTTGAAAAACGTACCGGAAGACGTTCATATCTTCATCCGTTCTCAAAAAACAGGTGGAAAGGGAGTAGCGCTGGAGCTTCCGAAGCCATGGGAAACGGACAAGTGGCTTGAGTGGATAGAAAAGCGCTTCAGGGAGAATGGTTTGCTCATCGATAAAGATGCCCTTCAGCTGTTTTTCTCCAAGGTTGGAACGAACGACCTGATCATAGAAAGGGAGATTGAAAAACTGAAAGCTTATTCCGAGGACAGAAAGATAACGGTAGAAGACGTGGAAGAGGTCGTTTTTACCTATCAGACTCCGGGATACGATGATTTTTGCTTTGCTGTTTCCGAAGGAAAAAGGAAGCTCGCTCACTCTCTTCTGTCGCAGCTGTGGAAAACCACAGAGTCCGTGGTGATTGCCACTGTCCTTGCGAATCACTTCTTGGATCTCTTCAAAATCCTCGTTCTTGTGACAAAGAAAAGATACTACACCTGGCCTGATGTGTCCAGGGTGTCCAAAGAGCTGGGAATTCCCGTTCCTCGTGTGGCTCGTTTCCTCGGTTTCTCCTTTAAGACCTGGAAATTCAAGGTGATGAACCACCTCCTCTACTACGATGTGAAGAAGGTTAGAAAGATACTGAGGGATCTCTACGATCTGGACAGAGCCGTGAAAAGCGAAGAAGATCCAAAACCGTTCTTCCACGAGTTCATAGAAGAGGTGGCACTGGATGTATATTCTCTTCAGAGAGATGAAGAATAA
- a CDS encoding TIGR04013 family B12-binding domain/radical SAM domain-containing protein produces MYILFREMKNNWYSLAALLSTIYSRHLDVEARPVKFEEIKKFPPEKTIVAYSFMSFDLDTVREEVKTLKERGYTLIAGGPHVTADPEGCLRMGFDHVFTGDGEENILKFLMGERKKIFDGISKRVNLNHYPPFLPSKGIYMPIEITRGCPFSCAYCQTPIIAGRRVRHRDVDVVVHYAKLGVKHGRKLARFIAPNSFGYGSKNGVTPNVEKIEELLYGLKKVGIEEIYFGTFPSEVRPESVTDEVLKVVKKYVNNRSIVIGAQSGSDRILKIIKRGHTVEQVEEAIEKISLHGFIPHVDFIFGFPFETEEDVEKTFSFIVKIVERYGAKIHAHTFMPLPGTELFNAGPGRLTEVHYKFLGRLASKGILDGYWMKQEMLARKVYEIASGGSTDVTSDR; encoded by the coding sequence ATGTATATTCTCTTCAGAGAGATGAAGAATAACTGGTACAGCCTCGCGGCCCTTCTCTCAACCATATACAGCAGGCACCTCGATGTGGAAGCAAGACCTGTGAAGTTTGAGGAAATAAAGAAGTTCCCTCCAGAAAAGACCATCGTTGCCTATTCCTTCATGAGTTTTGACCTTGATACCGTCAGAGAGGAAGTCAAAACATTGAAGGAAAGGGGATACACACTCATCGCGGGAGGACCGCATGTGACAGCCGATCCAGAAGGCTGCTTGAGAATGGGATTCGATCACGTTTTCACGGGGGATGGAGAGGAGAATATTTTGAAGTTCTTGATGGGGGAGAGAAAAAAGATCTTCGATGGTATCTCAAAGAGGGTCAACCTGAACCACTACCCACCTTTCCTACCTTCGAAAGGAATCTACATGCCCATCGAAATCACGAGGGGATGCCCGTTTTCTTGTGCGTACTGTCAGACACCGATCATCGCCGGAAGACGGGTAAGACACCGCGATGTGGATGTCGTCGTTCATTACGCGAAACTCGGTGTGAAACACGGAAGGAAGCTCGCTCGTTTCATAGCTCCCAACTCCTTCGGCTATGGTTCGAAGAACGGAGTAACACCCAATGTAGAGAAGATAGAAGAACTCCTGTATGGACTCAAAAAGGTTGGTATCGAAGAAATATATTTCGGAACGTTTCCTTCCGAAGTGAGGCCAGAGTCTGTGACCGACGAAGTACTCAAAGTGGTGAAAAAGTACGTCAACAACCGTTCCATAGTGATAGGTGCCCAGAGCGGAAGCGACAGGATCTTGAAGATCATAAAGCGTGGCCACACGGTTGAACAGGTAGAGGAAGCGATAGAAAAGATCTCTCTTCACGGTTTTATTCCACACGTTGATTTCATATTCGGCTTCCCGTTCGAAACGGAAGAGGATGTGGAGAAAACTTTCAGCTTTATTGTTAAAATAGTGGAGAGGTACGGCGCAAAGATCCATGCGCACACCTTCATGCCGCTTCCCGGGACGGAACTTTTCAACGCTGGGCCCGGAAGACTCACAGAGGTTCATTACAAATTTCTGGGGAGGCTCGCTTCAAAGGGTATTCTCGACGGTTACTGGATGAAGCAGGAAATGCTTGCGAGGAAGGTGTACGAAATTGCGAGTGGCGGCAGTACAGATGTTACCAGCGATCGGTGA
- a CDS encoding carbon-nitrogen hydrolase family protein: protein MLPAIGDFEGNLERIEQFIEMAVSEGAEVVVFPELTISGYTWDEAILKRGALFFSEVAKKKLLKLSREGQILIAVGTPRVVLGKLRNSLVIFKKKKELLFYDKTHLFRGEKNVFEPGEYFLVFSYRGVVFGTLICYEIGFPEISRILTFKGSKVILSAFAFGKARGHTYDVATRSRAVENGVFLVASSMCGEGFVEFVGRTRIVGPNGKVMNEIESGEGLICEDLDLDAVYHYRYDEEGDSHAYLRNYISHLYTLQKGRL, encoded by the coding sequence ATGTTACCAGCGATCGGTGACTTCGAAGGAAATCTGGAGAGAATAGAACAGTTCATAGAGATGGCTGTTTCGGAAGGAGCCGAAGTCGTTGTCTTTCCGGAGCTCACAATCAGTGGGTACACCTGGGACGAGGCGATTCTGAAAAGGGGAGCCTTGTTTTTCTCGGAAGTCGCAAAGAAAAAACTCTTGAAGCTTTCAAGGGAAGGACAGATACTGATAGCTGTTGGTACACCAAGGGTCGTTCTGGGAAAGCTCAGAAACTCGCTTGTGATTTTCAAGAAGAAAAAGGAATTGCTTTTCTACGATAAAACACATCTCTTTCGTGGAGAGAAAAACGTCTTTGAACCTGGGGAGTATTTCCTTGTGTTTTCTTACAGAGGGGTAGTTTTTGGCACGTTGATCTGTTATGAGATCGGCTTCCCTGAAATATCACGTATTTTAACATTCAAAGGGAGCAAAGTGATTCTTTCGGCCTTTGCTTTTGGGAAAGCTCGGGGGCACACGTACGATGTTGCCACAAGATCCAGGGCGGTTGAGAACGGAGTTTTCCTTGTGGCATCCTCCATGTGCGGCGAAGGTTTTGTGGAATTCGTCGGAAGAACGAGAATAGTGGGTCCAAACGGAAAGGTTATGAACGAGATAGAGAGCGGTGAAGGTTTGATCTGTGAAGATCTCGATCTAGATGCTGTTTATCATTACAGATACGACGAAGAAGGAGATTCTCACGCTTACCTTAGAAACTACATATCCCACCTTTACACGCTTCAGAAGGGGAGGTTATGA
- the glmM gene encoding phosphoglucosamine mutase, protein MRVKYFGTDGIRGIFGETLTDELAFKVGKALGEIVGEGKVIVGKDTRVSGDSLEAAISAGLTSMGVDVLLCGILPTPAVALLTRITRSFGVVISASHNPPEYNGIKVLKGGYKIPDEMEAEIEKRLENGSFLTRSVVGRTKSFREGRDMYIGAVLEMFRDLDLTGEMVSLDLANGATTTTAREVFEFLGAKVEVFNDSQDGLLINQGCGATHPRFLAEEMKNGKVGFTFDGDGDRVIAVDEERNVVNGDRIIGILAVGLKEEGRLNSDTVVGTVMTNGGLEDFLKEKGIRLLRTKVGDKYVLEKMLESGANLGGERSGHIIILDRSTTGDGLITALELMRVLKRSGRKLSDFAKEIPDYPQITKNVRRTERMSLENENLRKIVEESTSRGYRVVIRPSGTEPVIRITVEGKDREEIEKIVEEISRVLES, encoded by the coding sequence ATGAGGGTGAAATACTTCGGAACCGACGGAATAAGGGGAATCTTTGGTGAAACACTCACAGATGAGCTGGCCTTCAAGGTGGGCAAAGCGCTGGGAGAGATTGTCGGAGAAGGGAAAGTTATCGTGGGAAAGGACACGAGGGTTTCGGGGGATTCGCTCGAAGCGGCTATTTCCGCTGGCCTCACGTCCATGGGGGTGGACGTTCTTCTGTGCGGCATTCTTCCAACGCCCGCGGTGGCTCTCCTCACGAGGATCACCAGGTCGTTCGGTGTTGTCATTTCGGCTTCTCACAATCCTCCAGAATACAACGGCATAAAGGTGTTGAAGGGTGGATACAAGATACCGGACGAGATGGAAGCAGAGATAGAGAAGAGACTGGAAAACGGGAGTTTCTTAACCCGCTCGGTTGTCGGCAGGACAAAATCGTTTAGAGAAGGAAGGGACATGTACATCGGAGCGGTCCTTGAAATGTTCAGGGATCTCGATCTCACAGGTGAGATGGTATCCCTGGACCTTGCGAACGGTGCCACAACGACAACTGCCAGAGAGGTTTTTGAATTCCTTGGAGCGAAAGTAGAGGTGTTCAACGATTCCCAGGACGGACTCCTCATAAATCAAGGATGCGGAGCCACTCATCCCAGGTTTTTGGCCGAAGAGATGAAGAACGGGAAGGTGGGATTCACCTTCGATGGTGATGGAGACCGTGTGATAGCTGTAGACGAAGAAAGAAACGTTGTGAACGGAGATAGGATCATAGGGATCCTCGCAGTTGGGTTGAAAGAAGAGGGACGTCTAAACAGCGATACCGTGGTGGGCACCGTTATGACGAATGGAGGCCTCGAAGATTTTCTCAAAGAAAAAGGGATAAGACTTCTTCGAACGAAAGTTGGAGACAAATACGTTCTTGAAAAGATGCTCGAAAGTGGAGCGAATCTGGGAGGAGAGAGATCCGGTCACATAATAATCCTCGACAGAAGCACTACGGGAGATGGTTTGATAACCGCTTTGGAGCTGATGAGAGTCCTCAAGCGATCGGGAAGAAAGCTTTCTGATTTCGCGAAGGAGATACCAGATTATCCGCAGATCACAAAGAACGTAAGGAGAACGGAGCGAATGTCTCTCGAAAATGAGAATCTGAGAAAGATCGTTGAAGAGAGCACTTCCAGGGGCTACCGTGTGGTGATAAGACCGTCCGGTACAGAGCCCGTTATAAGAATCACGGTTGAGGGAAAAGACAGAGAGGAGATAGAAAAGATCGTGGAGGAGATTTCAAGGGTTCTCGAGAGTTGA
- a CDS encoding SRPBCC family protein produces MKIPPTTAGVHIRAPLEKVWRVFVNENGWDGWFTDGMKMELKEGGKIFFRWFRKTFGEEVTDEGIIHRLEPPNLIEFSWNTYEDGFRSRVKMEFFPSSYNGTWVQVEDHTIVLNEEDMKIKLECAVGWGEMLTLAKIWIEYGISTLENP; encoded by the coding sequence ATGAAGATACCTCCCACAACGGCGGGCGTTCACATCAGAGCTCCCCTGGAGAAGGTGTGGAGGGTATTCGTTAACGAAAACGGCTGGGACGGCTGGTTCACCGATGGTATGAAGATGGAACTCAAGGAAGGAGGAAAGATCTTCTTCAGGTGGTTCAGAAAAACGTTTGGGGAGGAAGTGACGGACGAAGGTATCATCCATAGGTTAGAACCTCCCAATCTCATAGAGTTCTCCTGGAACACATACGAAGATGGATTCAGATCCCGCGTCAAGATGGAGTTCTTCCCTTCAAGCTACAACGGCACCTGGGTTCAGGTAGAAGACCACACGATCGTCCTCAACGAAGAGGACATGAAAATAAAGCTCGAGTGTGCAGTCGGATGGGGAGAAATGTTGACCCTCGCGAAGATATGGATAGAATACGGGATATCAACTCTCGAGAACCCTTGA
- a CDS encoding cyclic di-GMP phosphodiesterase produces MTVLIVEDDDITREAMGQYLKLSGFNVIEAENGEKAVELSENVDVALVDVMLPGMSGIEVVNKIKAKNPSCVVFVVTAYDDTEIVKKCVEAGADDFIKKPVNLELLRLKITHALRNRVFHMYRNSYLKSLKKKLFLLEKTAEEFFTEYEDFLFEVLEILNMLSEYRDMETHRHTERVGWLSGRIAEEMGMSEVFVTEIQFAAPLHDIGKIGIPDRILLKPGILTPEEFEIMKQHTTIGFRILSRSNSPILQLGAEIALTHHERWDGSGYPRGLKEREIPISGLIVAVADSFDAMVSRRPYKNPKPLEEAFREIESLSGKLYSPEVVEAFLKLEKEITDVYRREKDEDTSHNGGRSHQSSPGEGVEGIR; encoded by the coding sequence ATGACAGTACTGATCGTGGAAGATGATGACATCACACGGGAAGCCATGGGACAGTACCTGAAGCTCTCCGGGTTCAACGTGATCGAAGCAGAAAACGGAGAGAAAGCCGTCGAGCTTTCGGAAAACGTCGATGTCGCGCTGGTAGACGTGATGCTACCAGGGATGAGTGGAATAGAAGTGGTGAACAAGATAAAAGCGAAGAATCCATCCTGTGTGGTCTTCGTCGTAACCGCGTACGACGACACTGAAATAGTAAAGAAATGTGTGGAGGCAGGAGCCGATGATTTCATCAAAAAACCTGTCAATCTCGAACTGTTGAGATTGAAAATAACCCACGCCCTCAGAAACAGAGTCTTCCATATGTACAGAAACAGCTATCTGAAATCGTTGAAGAAAAAACTCTTCCTTCTGGAAAAAACCGCGGAGGAGTTCTTCACAGAATACGAAGACTTTCTCTTCGAAGTTCTGGAAATACTGAACATGCTTTCCGAATACAGGGACATGGAGACACACAGACACACAGAGAGGGTTGGATGGCTCTCAGGAAGGATTGCTGAAGAAATGGGAATGAGCGAGGTTTTCGTCACAGAGATTCAGTTCGCCGCTCCCCTCCACGATATTGGAAAGATCGGAATACCCGACAGAATCCTGTTGAAGCCCGGTATTCTCACACCGGAAGAATTCGAAATCATGAAACAACACACCACCATCGGATTCAGGATCCTCAGCCGGAGCAACTCCCCTATCCTTCAACTTGGAGCGGAGATCGCTCTCACGCATCACGAAAGATGGGATGGGTCCGGGTATCCCAGGGGACTGAAGGAGAGAGAAATACCCATTTCTGGCCTCATCGTAGCGGTGGCGGACAGTTTCGACGCCATGGTTTCCAGAAGACCCTACAAAAACCCAAAACCACTTGAAGAAGCGTTCAGAGAGATAGAATCCCTTTCCGGGAAGCTCTATTCACCAGAAGTAGTCGAAGCCTTCCTGAAACTGGAAAAAGAAATAACCGATGTCTACAGGAGGGAGAAGGATGAAGATACCTCCCACAACGGCGGGCGTTCACATCAGAGCTCCCCTGGAGAAGGTGTGGAGGGTATTCGTTAA
- a CDS encoding sensor histidine kinase, producing the protein MYFLFPETTNVVIVSALNFAALFLSFFTHYTSSRKDEDLTILAFSCLFSSLLSLFFLRIFLMNPKNAWMFLSSSKLILAEGFFFFLIGKKKNSFKWLVVLTFVILFAVSVLRFDFTLHLESVSLALFSLLLLIRKPQTTLLSVSLFLYSISSIFFYFFRSAYPYHVASGSIFLMWHFVKKYVETPKEEAEKLSKELEIPPERISSAVTNLYNFLIEILRIIPEILREDDQNRVREMLSKYFSQEVSSYFPKLRDAFSKFAEEYISFLEEKQKFQDMYVVLTKNLAHNLKNPVNAIYVSAQLLKQQFPETSPVVRNIEKLCHEMTEEIERILKTSIGRSEVLRKNDVEKALEPILETARLKNLETDIEMEFDELEIDKDAFLALVLNLFSNAVKYTPSGRVVLKIEKKNDKINLRVSDTGPGLKEQNGFGLFTVKKLVNYLNGSMEVIKKDGTTFVITLPLRRDKNDSTDRGR; encoded by the coding sequence ATGTATTTCCTATTTCCTGAAACGACAAACGTAGTGATCGTCTCTGCTCTGAACTTTGCGGCGCTCTTTCTCTCGTTTTTCACACACTACACCAGCTCAAGAAAGGATGAGGATTTAACCATCCTCGCTTTTTCCTGTTTGTTCTCTTCTCTACTTTCCCTCTTTTTCCTTCGGATTTTCCTCATGAATCCCAAAAACGCGTGGATGTTTCTGAGCAGCTCCAAGCTGATCCTCGCTGAAGGTTTCTTTTTCTTTCTGATCGGGAAGAAAAAGAATTCTTTCAAATGGCTCGTTGTTCTCACATTTGTTATTCTTTTTGCTGTATCAGTTTTGAGATTTGACTTCACCCTCCACCTTGAGAGCGTTTCGCTCGCTCTTTTTTCTCTTCTTCTCCTCATCAGAAAACCGCAGACAACACTCCTTTCGGTGAGTTTGTTTCTTTATTCCATTTCCTCGATTTTTTTCTACTTTTTCAGAAGTGCATATCCCTACCATGTGGCATCGGGCAGTATCTTTTTGATGTGGCACTTCGTTAAAAAGTACGTGGAGACACCCAAAGAAGAAGCAGAAAAGCTCTCAAAGGAACTCGAGATTCCTCCCGAACGAATTTCTTCTGCCGTCACGAACCTTTACAACTTTCTCATCGAAATCCTGCGAATCATACCGGAAATCCTGCGTGAAGATGATCAAAACAGAGTGAGAGAGATGCTCAGCAAATATTTTTCACAAGAAGTGTCTTCTTATTTTCCAAAGTTAAGAGATGCTTTTTCAAAGTTTGCCGAGGAGTACATATCCTTTCTGGAAGAAAAACAAAAATTTCAGGATATGTACGTTGTACTCACCAAGAACCTCGCCCACAATTTGAAAAACCCGGTGAACGCCATCTACGTGAGTGCTCAACTTTTGAAACAACAGTTCCCAGAGACCTCGCCTGTGGTTAGAAACATAGAAAAACTCTGCCACGAAATGACAGAAGAGATAGAAAGGATCCTCAAAACGTCGATAGGAAGAAGCGAAGTTCTGAGGAAGAATGACGTGGAAAAAGCCCTGGAACCGATTCTGGAAACGGCTCGGCTCAAAAACCTTGAAACAGACATCGAAATGGAATTCGACGAACTCGAAATCGACAAAGATGCTTTCCTCGCACTGGTTTTGAACCTGTTTTCAAACGCGGTGAAGTACACACCTTCTGGAAGAGTGGTTCTCAAAATAGAAAAGAAAAATGATAAAATCAACTTGCGTGTTTCTGACACAGGACCGGGTTTGAAGGAACAAAACGGATTTGGACTCTTCACAGTGAAGAAACTGGTGAACTATCTGAATGGTTCGATGGAAGTCATAAAAAAGGACGGGACCACATTCGTAATAACCCTTCCCCTCAGGAGGGATAAAAATGACAGTACTGATCGTGGAAGATGA
- the tsaA gene encoding tRNA (N6-threonylcarbamoyladenosine(37)-N6)-methyltransferase TrmO produces MFLLKQIGVIRSPFKSPSECPFQGRFSQERFTIELFPEYEEGLKDIETCTHLIVLYWLDRANRDRLIAIPPFDKREHGVFATRSPHRPNPIGFSVVKLLEVRGRELVVEGLDAVDGTPVVDIKPYSSKIDCVENARIGWFEEV; encoded by the coding sequence GTGTTTCTGTTGAAACAGATCGGTGTGATTAGATCTCCTTTCAAAAGTCCCTCCGAGTGTCCTTTCCAGGGGAGATTTTCTCAGGAGAGATTCACGATCGAACTCTTTCCTGAATACGAGGAAGGGCTGAAGGACATCGAAACGTGTACACATCTGATCGTTCTTTACTGGCTTGACAGAGCGAACAGAGACAGATTGATCGCTATCCCACCGTTTGACAAGCGTGAGCACGGTGTTTTCGCGACACGCTCTCCCCACAGGCCGAATCCCATCGGTTTTTCTGTTGTGAAACTTTTAGAAGTGAGGGGAAGGGAACTGGTTGTAGAGGGACTGGACGCTGTTGATGGAACCCCCGTTGTCGATATCAAACCCTACTCTTCGAAAATAGACTGCGTAGAGAACGCCAGAATTGGATGGTTCGAGGAGGTGTAG
- a CDS encoding iron ABC transporter substrate-binding protein has protein sequence MKFKVFISVFLILSVALFSEGIVIKDLLGREVEIPSNVNRIVAVGPGALRLIAYLKATDMVVGVEDFEKLRPYGRPYILAYPELKKLPSVGPGGPGKLPDLESLITLQPDVVFITYVDRKTAKDIQEKTGIPVVVLSYGNLGTFEDEDLFRSIELAGKILGREERAHEVVDFIRKAQEDLVTRSEGVESPTVYVGGIGYKGAHGIDSTEAKYPPFVVLHARNVVDELGEGHKFIDPEKLLVWNPEYIFIDENGLSLVLDDYSKHREFYESLSAVKRGKVYGILPYNYYTTNIGTALADAYFIGKVLYPERFTDIDPEEKADEIYEFLLGKRVYGEMAEQFGGFGKIDLPSGRILRGTW, from the coding sequence ATGAAATTCAAGGTTTTTATCTCTGTTTTTCTGATTCTCTCGGTCGCGTTGTTTTCGGAAGGAATCGTGATAAAAGATCTTCTTGGAAGAGAAGTGGAGATTCCTTCGAACGTGAATCGAATCGTGGCAGTGGGTCCCGGGGCGCTCAGGTTGATTGCGTATTTGAAAGCCACCGATATGGTTGTCGGTGTGGAAGACTTTGAGAAACTCAGACCTTACGGGAGGCCATACATACTTGCGTATCCGGAGCTCAAGAAACTTCCGAGTGTTGGTCCTGGAGGACCGGGAAAGCTTCCAGATCTGGAGTCTTTGATAACCCTGCAACCCGACGTTGTCTTCATCACGTACGTTGACAGGAAGACGGCGAAGGACATACAGGAGAAAACGGGGATTCCTGTTGTCGTTCTCAGTTATGGGAATCTGGGGACATTTGAAGACGAGGATCTCTTCAGATCGATCGAGCTGGCGGGAAAGATTCTTGGAAGAGAAGAAAGGGCCCATGAAGTGGTTGATTTCATAAGGAAAGCGCAGGAGGATCTCGTAACTCGATCTGAGGGTGTCGAAAGCCCTACCGTCTACGTTGGTGGAATCGGATACAAAGGAGCTCATGGAATCGATAGCACGGAGGCGAAGTATCCTCCTTTCGTGGTCCTACACGCGAGGAACGTTGTGGACGAACTGGGAGAAGGACACAAATTCATAGATCCTGAGAAGCTACTCGTTTGGAATCCAGAGTACATTTTCATCGATGAAAACGGTTTGAGCCTCGTACTGGACGATTATTCGAAACACAGAGAATTCTACGAGAGTTTGAGTGCTGTCAAAAGAGGAAAAGTTTACGGCATTCTCCCTTACAATTACTACACCACCAACATTGGAACGGCTCTGGCCGATGCGTACTTCATCGGAAAGGTTCTCTATCCCGAACGTTTTACCGATATCGATCCAGAGGAAAAGGCGGATGAAATTTATGAATTCCTCCTCGGGAAAAGGGTTTACGGGGAGATGGCTGAGCAATTTGGAGGATTTGGAAAGATAGATCTTCCTTCAGGAAGGATCCTCCGTGGAACGTGGTGA
- a CDS encoding FecCD family ABC transporter permease, whose protein sequence is MVIYKNYVARRILTILFLSFLLVLVGIYSLSHGGYSLSLKDIIGAFLGKGDRKAQLVIWSVRFPRVVTGILVGASLAVSGAVMQGVLKNPLASPFTTGTSHGAMFGASLAIALGAGYSESTGSVTLNNPYTIALFAFLGAMSSSLVILLIGKLKEITPEAIVLMGVAMGSLFTAATTLIQYFADDLELATMVYWSFGDLGRTTWRENLILLVIFLTVFAYFLWKAWDINAMVVGDEIAKSTGIEVEKVRLILVVLSTLLTAISVAFVGIIGFIGLLAPHMMRILFGEDYRFLIPLSALCGSVLLLSADTVARVLLSPTVLPVGIVTSFLGAPLFIYLLLHGEER, encoded by the coding sequence GTGGTGATTTACAAGAATTACGTTGCGAGAAGAATTCTCACGATTCTGTTTTTATCATTTTTGCTGGTGCTTGTAGGGATCTATTCTCTATCACATGGTGGATACTCTCTGTCGCTCAAAGATATTATCGGCGCATTTCTGGGGAAGGGTGACAGGAAGGCGCAACTTGTGATCTGGAGTGTCAGATTTCCAAGAGTAGTCACCGGTATCCTCGTTGGTGCTTCTTTGGCGGTCTCTGGAGCTGTTATGCAGGGAGTTTTGAAAAATCCTCTTGCCAGCCCCTTTACAACGGGTACATCTCATGGCGCTATGTTCGGTGCTTCCTTAGCCATCGCACTGGGAGCAGGGTATTCTGAGAGCACTGGTAGTGTCACACTGAACAATCCCTACACCATCGCTCTCTTCGCTTTTCTTGGGGCGATGAGTTCTTCTCTTGTCATTCTTTTGATTGGAAAACTAAAAGAAATCACTCCAGAAGCTATAGTGCTGATGGGTGTCGCCATGGGTTCTCTCTTCACGGCTGCCACCACGTTGATCCAGTACTTTGCCGATGATCTGGAACTCGCCACGATGGTTTACTGGAGCTTTGGAGATCTTGGAAGGACAACCTGGAGAGAAAACCTCATACTTCTGGTGATATTTTTGACGGTTTTCGCTTATTTCCTCTGGAAGGCGTGGGATATCAATGCGATGGTTGTGGGAGACGAAATCGCAAAGTCGACGGGGATTGAAGTGGAAAAAGTGAGATTGATTCTGGTAGTGCTCTCTACTTTGCTGACAGCCATCAGTGTGGCGTTCGTCGGTATAATCGGTTTCATAGGACTGCTGGCACCCCACATGATGAGAATCCTCTTTGGAGAAGATTACAGATTTTTGATTCCTCTTTCCGCGCTGTGTGGTAGTGTTTTGCTGTTATCGGCCGATACTGTGGCACGCGTTCTTCTATCTCCCACAGTTCTTCCTGTGGGGATTGTGACTTCTTTTCTCGGGGCACCTCTTTTCATCTATCTGCTCCTTCACGGGGAAGAAAGGTGA
- a CDS encoding ABC transporter ATP-binding protein — protein MLRIRNLSFSYRNKKILDNVTFSAQKGELIAILGPNGAGKSTLLKCIAGILKCQGVEIFSKPLEQYTRRDLARIVGYVPQRIDPGMLNVYNLILLGRKPYVSVSPSKEDIEIVNRVVERLNLQHLVFQRAKNLSGGELQKVSIARALVQEPEILLLDEPTNNLDPKNQIEIMEIVQDFVKSRKMALVVMHEINLALRFADRFIFMKDGKIVRDGERSILTPDLFWEVYGVNGVVKEILDTPVFVLRGKESPGSRENAG, from the coding sequence ATGCTTCGAATAAGAAATCTCTCGTTCAGTTACAGAAACAAAAAGATCCTAGATAATGTCACTTTCAGCGCGCAGAAGGGAGAACTCATCGCTATCCTGGGGCCAAACGGTGCAGGAAAGAGCACGTTGTTGAAGTGCATAGCAGGTATCCTGAAGTGCCAGGGCGTAGAGATTTTTAGTAAACCTCTCGAACAATACACCAGAAGAGATCTGGCCAGGATAGTAGGGTACGTTCCACAGAGAATCGATCCCGGAATGTTGAACGTTTACAATCTGATCCTTCTCGGGAGGAAACCATACGTAAGCGTAAGCCCCTCAAAAGAGGATATCGAGATTGTAAACAGGGTGGTAGAACGATTGAATCTCCAACATCTGGTGTTTCAGAGAGCGAAGAATTTGAGCGGTGGCGAACTTCAAAAGGTGAGTATTGCCAGGGCACTCGTTCAAGAGCCGGAGATACTTTTGCTGGACGAGCCAACGAACAATCTCGACCCAAAGAATCAGATCGAGATCATGGAGATAGTTCAAGATTTTGTGAAATCAAGAAAGATGGCACTAGTCGTGATGCATGAGATAAACCTGGCTCTGCGATTTGCTGATAGGTTCATTTTCATGAAGGATGGAAAGATTGTACGCGACGGTGAAAGATCGATTTTGACACCAGATCTGTTCTGGGAAGTGTACGGGGTGAACGGAGTTGTGAAAGAGATTCTTGATACACCTGTTTTTGTTTTGAGAGGCAAGGAATCTCCGGGATCCCGTGAAAATGCTGGCTAG